The DNA segment TCTGTGAGGCACCTGTAATGCTTCCTTTCGCCATATTCGTTGAACTCGTTTGTGATTCACACGCCAGCCATGCTGACGAAGCTTGGCCGTTATAAACCTGTAGCCGTAGCTTTGGTGTTCCTTTGCCAGCTCGATTATCTTGCTGGTCAGTGCCGTGTTCGTTGGCTGCTGCTGAGATTTATACCGCTGGCTCGCTCGCGGCTGACCTATCACCTTGCATGCCCGACGCTCGGATACGGCCAGACTCTTTTGAAGATGCCTGGCCGCCTTGCGTCTCCGGGCCGGGCTCAGTAATTTCCCGAAAGCGCCTCCTTGAGGATGGCGTTGTCCAGTGCCTGGTCGGCAACGAGCTTTTTGAGCTGGGCGTTCTCTTTTTGCAGGGCCTTGAGCTGCTTGACCTGGTCGAGCTTCATGCGGCCGTATTGCTTGCGCCAGTTGTAGTAGGTCGCCTCGCTGATGCCCAGCTCACGGCAGGCCTGCTGGACCGTACCGCCGGAGCCGATTACAGCATCCGCCTGGCGGAGCATCTTGACAATCTGTTCGGGACTGTGATTCTTGCGTTTCATAAGAGCATCCTTTCCATAAAAACTAACAAATTATAACGGATACTCTCTAATCAGCAACGGTACAGTTTTTCGGGGTCAAGCCAGAAGGACTTGCTCCTGATCAAATTGAAAACAGCTTTTCGAAAGTTGAAACAGAAATGGCTGAAGCTATTAGGGATTTGAAAGAAGACCATGTGATAACGAACAAAGCTAGGCTAGATTGTATTCTTAATTTGATTGCGCTATTCCATGTCAGACATCCCCTCGTAAGACGAAATATTGCTAAGACTCAAGCTAATTTAGCCAAAATGACTATGCAGTTAATATGTGCCTCAAAAGAACGATATGAAGAAACTTTAAGAAGAATGCAGATGGATGGGATTGAAATAGGGGATGTCAGTTTTGAGCAAATGAAAGATTTTCTTGAGCGTGATGAATATGATATTGAAACTGCGAGGGAGTCTCATATAGAAATGGAATTGAAAGCAATTGGTCCTGTACTGGAAATGCTTGGAGCTCGAAACTGGACGCTCTTAATTGCTTCAGATACAGCCAGTCAATTCATCACCTCGGATTTGCCTGTCACTGTCTCATGGAATGATCCGGAAAACATACCGCCTTTTGTCAGACAACGCCCAGGTTTGGGTTATGCTGAGACAGAAGTATTTTTCCCAATAACCAGAACTCTTGCTCTTTTAGGCACATTTGAACCTGTAAAAGAACAAATTTCGCTAGATAGAAATTCCATTGCTGTACTGAATAGTAAAACTCTTTGTAATGCCTGGTCTCAAGTTTATGCAGGTGACAATAAATTTGAATTTATAGATCATACTGGTCGTATTATAACCGGAAATCAATTACTGGACTGGCTAAATATCAGAGAACAGTGACCAAAGGCAGCTTGGCTTTGTACAGAATTCCACTTTACAATTAACTGATCGGAAGGAGTGTTGATGGGTAAGAGGGGTTCAGGGTGGTCGCGTGAGGAGGTTTTGGTTGCGTTGCGGGTTTATTGTGCTTTGCCGTTTGGGCGGCTTCATTCTGGGAATCCGGAAATCGTGAGGATTGCTGAGGCGATGGGGCGGTCGCCGGGGTCGGTGGCGATGAAAGCGTGTAATCTTGCGGGGCTTGATCCTGCGCAGAAGGCGGGCGGGCTGGGTAACTGCAGCAGTCTGGATAAGCAGGTATGGGATGAATTCAAAAGCGATTCGGAGAAGGTAGCGAACGAGGCGGAGGAAGTTTACGGGCGGCTGGTTCTGGGTGAAGAGTTAAGCGGGCGCGATGAAAAAATTGGTGAGTGGAACGGGGGTGAGACCGAGGTCGTTCGGGAGGTGAAGGCGAGGAGGGCGCAGGGGTTTTTCCGGCGGGCTGTTATGGTCAGTTATGACGGGCGGTGTGCGGTTTCGGGGGTTGGTTTGGCGGAGCTTTTGGTTGCGAGTCATATTGTGCCTTGGAGTGAGGATGAGGAGCGGCGGGCTGATCCGAGTAACGGGATTTTGCTGAACAGCTTTTATGATCGGAGTTTCGATGCGGGGTTTATTACGTTTGATGAGGATTGGCGGCTGGTGGCTGCGCGGGAGTTGAAGGGGCGAGAGAAGCAGCCGGGGTTTATTGTTGAGAATGTGGTCAGGCGAGAGGGGGAGCGGCTGCGGCTGCCGGGGCGTTTTGTGCCGGATGCGGAGGCGATGGGGTGGCATAGAGAGAATGTTTTCAGGGGTAGTTAACTGAAGGACGGGGTGATTTTGGGCGCTATGGACGGGATAGCGTCGTTGGGGGTGGAGGAGTGTTTTTGAACGTGCATGCGCGCTCGTTGTGTTCTCTGGATCCCGGCTCGGGGGCCGGGATGACAAGCTTTTGACTCGGCGGTATTTTATGGGTGAGGAGGTTGGGCCGATCGAGGAGGTGAGTGATCTGCATGAGGCGGAGAGTATGGTGGCGATGTATGATGAGCTGATAGAGAAGGTGCGGCGGCAGAGGGGATAAGTAAATTATGGAGTCGCTGCGCGACGGCTGATTTATGCTGGGTCCGCCTTGGGCGGATGAGATGAGGGGGCGGGGTTAAAGGCTTTTTGACAGGCAGAGTGATGAACAGTTGAAGATCGTTGGACTTGTTGATGGGTGCTTAAGTGTTTTATGAACGTTGCGTGGGGATGGCTCACCCTGCCGGGCGGCTGCATGCGTTTATGGGTGTTTTGCGGGAGGTCGGCTGCTGGTGCTGGGGGGCGTTATATTCTCTTGGCAGGGATGATAAACAATGCGTGCGGGTGGTGGATGGTTAGTCGCGGATGCCCAGTTTGTTTGCTATGGTTTTTGTGTCGTGCTGTGCGAGGAGTTCTTTTGCGAGTTGGCGGGCGTGGGTGAGGTCGGTGTTTTCGATGGCCTGCTGTACGCGGGGGACGTAGACGGGGTCGACGCTCAGGCCTCGCAGACCTATGCCGAGCAGGAAGGGGATGTAGTGTGGGTTGTGGGCCATGTCGCCGCAGAGGGAGACGGACTTT comes from the Anaerohalosphaera lusitana genome and includes:
- a CDS encoding HNH endonuclease translates to MGKRGSGWSREEVLVALRVYCALPFGRLHSGNPEIVRIAEAMGRSPGSVAMKACNLAGLDPAQKAGGLGNCSSLDKQVWDEFKSDSEKVANEAEEVYGRLVLGEELSGRDEKIGEWNGGETEVVREVKARRAQGFFRRAVMVSYDGRCAVSGVGLAELLVASHIVPWSEDEERRADPSNGILLNSFYDRSFDAGFITFDEDWRLVAARELKGREKQPGFIVENVVRREGERLRLPGRFVPDAEAMGWHRENVFRGS